The Bacillus sp. Marseille-Q1617 genome has a segment encoding these proteins:
- a CDS encoding enoyl-CoA hydratase, with product MTVSNHYETVKLHKEGRVARLQLNRPKSLNALDAALMKDLLGALREVKADPEISILILTGEGKGFSSGGDIKSMLMLSGEEQFSGIMDTISELVITLYTMPKVVVTGIHGAAAGLGFSLALTSDYILCEEDSKLAMNFIGIGLIPDGGSHFLLQERLGTHKSKRMIWNGKVFEGQEAMMKGLVDEAIPSGKLEEGIQRYIKQCLAAPVKAMLKTKEIYVSLNKERLQHALELEKEGQWLMRQTSDHQEGIRAFVEKRKPEFKGN from the coding sequence TTGACAGTGTCAAACCATTATGAAACGGTCAAGTTACATAAAGAGGGAAGGGTGGCTAGGCTCCAGTTGAATCGTCCAAAGTCCCTGAACGCTTTGGATGCAGCGCTCATGAAGGATCTCTTGGGCGCCCTGAGGGAAGTCAAAGCAGACCCGGAGATTTCCATCTTGATCTTGACTGGGGAAGGAAAGGGGTTTTCCTCAGGCGGGGATATCAAATCAATGCTCATGTTGAGCGGAGAAGAACAATTTTCAGGAATAATGGATACCATCAGTGAGCTTGTCATCACGTTGTATACGATGCCGAAAGTGGTAGTCACCGGTATTCATGGAGCGGCTGCCGGCCTTGGATTCAGCTTGGCACTTACATCAGATTATATTTTGTGTGAGGAAGACAGCAAGCTTGCCATGAACTTTATCGGAATCGGATTGATTCCGGATGGAGGCAGCCATTTTCTTTTACAAGAAAGACTGGGTACCCATAAATCTAAGAGAATGATCTGGAATGGAAAAGTATTTGAAGGTCAGGAAGCCATGATGAAGGGGCTTGTCGATGAAGCTATTCCTTCAGGGAAATTGGAAGAGGGAATCCAGCGGTATATTAAACAATGTTTAGCAGCACCTGTCAAAGCGATGCTTAAGACAAAGGAGATTTACGTTTCCCTGAATAAGGAAAGATTGCAGCATGCATTGGAGCTTGAAAAAGAAGGTCAGTGGCTTATGAGACAAACGAGTGATCATCAAGAGGGAATCCGTGCGTTCGTAGAGAAAAGAAAGCCGGAGTTTAAAGGAAATTAA
- a CDS encoding HAD-IIB family hydrolase: MIYRMMALNIDGSVVNENGKIAKETKEAIEYVQNKGVQVTLVTSRNFASARKVAKALKIEGPIITHGGSYIAAERDRPIYVNKIPENITYEITQFLEGFSSQVQLSHEKQSIVGKASNQSKMTSTLSWERDSRFLYSKQYVNVVSEHLLENPLAVPKISVLLEHREDVWDIIAALKGMYEEVDAIPTSDHTIDIVPKGVSKLRGLMYLSERLGIKKDQIVMVGAGIDDVDAIRCCGLGVAMGEAPPEVKAQADWITRSQDLKGLPYFIMELFRKQHPIPFLKKMNVIRS; encoded by the coding sequence ATGATTTATAGAATGATGGCTCTTAATATTGATGGCTCAGTAGTGAATGAAAATGGAAAAATCGCAAAGGAAACAAAGGAAGCGATTGAGTACGTTCAAAATAAAGGAGTGCAGGTTACACTTGTCACTAGCAGAAATTTTGCTTCTGCCAGAAAAGTCGCAAAAGCCCTTAAAATAGAGGGACCAATCATCACCCATGGCGGTTCGTATATAGCCGCAGAGCGTGACCGGCCGATATATGTCAATAAAATCCCTGAAAACATCACATATGAAATCACACAATTCCTGGAAGGGTTTTCTAGCCAGGTTCAGTTATCTCATGAAAAACAGAGTATTGTAGGAAAAGCAAGTAACCAATCTAAAATGACATCCACGCTCTCATGGGAAAGAGATTCCCGTTTCTTATACAGCAAGCAGTATGTGAATGTGGTAAGCGAACACTTGCTTGAAAACCCTCTGGCTGTTCCGAAAATCTCTGTGCTGCTGGAACATAGAGAAGATGTATGGGATATCATTGCAGCATTAAAAGGAATGTATGAGGAAGTGGATGCCATTCCTACCTCGGATCATACCATCGATATTGTTCCAAAAGGAGTCTCAAAGCTGAGAGGTCTGATGTATCTTTCAGAAAGACTCGGAATCAAAAAAGATCAGATTGTCATGGTCGGTGCGGGTATTGATGATGTCGATGCCATAAGATGCTGCGGTCTGGGAGTCGCCATGGGTGAAGCACCTCCGGAGGTTAAAGCACAAGCAGACTGGATAACAAGAAGCCAAGATCTTAAAGGTCTTCCTTATTTCATCATGGAGCTGTTCAGAAAGCAGCATCCGATTCCCTTTCTCAAGAAAATGAACGTAATCAGATCATGA
- a CDS encoding long-chain fatty acid--CoA ligase, with protein sequence MMQTPLLLTQMIERAERYFPKKEIVSRTELGIQRFTYKQWGERTRRLASALSALGVKEGDKVGTLAWNHHRHLEAYFAIPCSGAVLHTINIRLSPQHISYIINHAEDKVLLIDPDILPLVDKIKDSIPGVEAFIVMTDGDLPETSLENVFHYEELLEKGDPSFSFRTDLDENAPAGMCYTSATTGNPKGVIYSHRGIVLHAMALGLADTTGVCERDVALPVVPMFHVNAWGLPFASVWFGTKQVLPGPYFTPGILAGLMQDEKVTITAGVPTIWLGLLNEMEQNSYDLSSLRSVLCGGSAAPRGMIKAFEEKFGIPFMHAYGMTETSPLAVIAASKSYHDDLSNEEKLDLKAKQGILVPGLEMKIIGKDGEVAWDGKEMGELALRGPWIASEYYQDERSQEAFRDGWLYTGDVVTIDEEGYIKIVDRTKDLIKSGGEWISSVDLENALMAYEEVFEAAVVAVPHEQWQERPVACVVLKKSAQGKVTKQEILDFLKPQFAKWWIPDDVLFMKEIPKTSVGKFLKRTLRDQVQDKIKQI encoded by the coding sequence ATGATGCAAACACCTCTGCTTTTGACACAAATGATTGAGAGAGCTGAAAGGTATTTTCCGAAGAAGGAAATTGTTTCACGCACGGAATTGGGGATTCAGCGCTTCACGTACAAACAGTGGGGCGAACGAACGAGAAGGCTTGCAAGTGCCTTGTCTGCGTTAGGGGTCAAAGAAGGTGACAAGGTGGGGACACTTGCATGGAATCACCACCGACATCTTGAAGCTTATTTCGCGATTCCATGCAGCGGAGCCGTACTCCATACCATCAATATCCGGTTATCACCACAGCATATAAGCTATATCATCAATCACGCCGAAGATAAAGTGCTCCTCATCGATCCGGATATTCTGCCGCTGGTCGATAAGATAAAGGATAGCATTCCAGGTGTCGAGGCATTCATCGTCATGACAGACGGTGACCTGCCGGAAACATCATTAGAGAATGTGTTTCATTACGAAGAATTATTGGAAAAAGGAGATCCTTCTTTTTCATTCAGAACAGATTTGGATGAGAATGCTCCTGCCGGGATGTGTTACACGTCTGCCACAACAGGCAATCCGAAAGGGGTCATTTACTCTCATCGTGGAATCGTCCTTCATGCCATGGCGCTGGGTCTTGCGGATACAACGGGAGTCTGTGAAAGGGATGTGGCTCTTCCAGTCGTACCGATGTTCCATGTGAATGCATGGGGACTGCCGTTTGCCTCTGTATGGTTTGGGACCAAACAAGTACTTCCCGGTCCGTATTTTACCCCGGGGATTCTCGCAGGCTTGATGCAGGATGAGAAGGTGACGATTACGGCAGGTGTCCCTACCATTTGGCTGGGGCTCTTGAATGAGATGGAACAGAATTCGTATGACCTTTCCAGTCTGCGTTCAGTGTTGTGCGGAGGTTCTGCTGCCCCTAGGGGAATGATCAAGGCCTTTGAAGAAAAATTCGGTATTCCGTTCATGCATGCATACGGGATGACAGAAACAAGCCCTCTTGCTGTCATTGCCGCTTCAAAGAGTTATCACGATGACCTGTCCAATGAGGAAAAGCTTGATTTGAAAGCGAAGCAGGGTATTCTTGTTCCTGGATTGGAAATGAAGATCATAGGTAAAGACGGTGAAGTTGCCTGGGACGGGAAGGAAATGGGAGAGCTTGCACTGCGCGGCCCATGGATTGCTTCGGAGTATTATCAGGACGAGAGGAGCCAGGAAGCTTTCCGTGACGGCTGGCTTTATACTGGGGATGTCGTGACGATCGATGAAGAAGGCTATATCAAGATTGTCGACCGGACCAAGGATCTGATTAAATCCGGAGGAGAATGGATTTCTTCTGTAGATCTTGAAAATGCGCTCATGGCTTATGAAGAAGTGTTTGAAGCTGCAGTGGTTGCAGTACCTCATGAACAATGGCAGGAGCGTCCGGTTGCCTGTGTCGTATTAAAAAAATCCGCTCAGGGAAAAGTGACAAAACAGGAAATACTCGACTTCCTTAAGCCTCAGTTCGCCAAGTGGTGGATTCCGGACGACGTCCTTTTCATGAAAGAAATCCCGAAAACATCCGTAGGGAAATTCCTAAAGAGGACACTGCGTGATCAAGTTCAGGATAAGATCAAACAGATTTGA
- a CDS encoding YhzD family protein, whose amino-acid sequence MKTYKLTVFEKDGKKILDETFEASSDNEAKKTGESLLEEKGYLDHTHRCTSPLGKLVLFHA is encoded by the coding sequence ATGAAAACGTATAAGTTAACGGTATTTGAAAAAGACGGAAAGAAGATTCTTGACGAAACATTCGAAGCATCCTCTGACAATGAAGCAAAGAAGACCGGGGAATCGCTGCTTGAGGAAAAGGGATATCTTGATCATACACACCGCTGTACATCCCCGCTCGGAAAGCTTGTATTATTCCACGCCTAA
- a CDS encoding coproporphyrinogen III oxidase produces the protein MNVLITGVEDDRFERPLRLIANLFFEETTIHFGECEEFDLKVHIDIKTDERIEAKAVLTDPESEKEFHSEYSRDWQPFETDKERFRQVKTALSHVYLNVLQELTGIRQKWGILTGIRPTKLIHKQNQLGKPKEEVHEKLKEEYLIMEEKIQLMQNIVDRQLSVVPDLYEVHNEVSIYIGIPFCPTKCAYCTFPAYAILGKQGRVDSFLAGLHYEIQEMGRWLKEKGIKITTIYYGGGTPTSITAEEMDALYDEMYRSFPDVDKVREVTVEAGRPDTISVEKLEVLNKWNIDRISINPQSYTQETLKAIGRHHTVEETIDKFHLARQMGMNNINMDLIIGLPNEELPELQHSLDETEKLMPESLTVHTLSFKRASEMTKNKEKYRVADRLEIERMMNLAEEWTSEHGYEPYYLYRQKNILGNLENVGYALPGQDSIYNIMIMEEVQTIIGIGCGAASKFIDPKTGKITHFANPKEPNAYNLSFKEYTEKKIKILDELFS, from the coding sequence GTGAATGTTTTAATAACAGGAGTGGAAGACGATCGTTTTGAACGGCCCCTCCGATTGATAGCAAACTTATTTTTTGAAGAGACGACGATTCATTTTGGAGAATGTGAAGAGTTTGATTTAAAGGTTCATATAGACATAAAAACAGATGAACGAATCGAAGCGAAAGCGGTTTTAACTGATCCTGAAAGCGAGAAGGAGTTCCACTCAGAGTATTCCAGGGACTGGCAGCCCTTTGAAACGGATAAAGAGAGGTTCCGGCAAGTGAAGACGGCACTTTCACATGTGTATCTCAATGTTCTTCAGGAATTAACGGGCATCAGACAAAAGTGGGGGATCCTTACAGGGATTCGCCCCACTAAGCTTATCCACAAACAGAATCAGCTGGGGAAGCCGAAAGAAGAAGTTCATGAAAAACTGAAGGAAGAATACCTGATTATGGAAGAGAAGATTCAGCTCATGCAGAACATCGTTGACCGCCAGCTATCCGTCGTACCAGATCTTTATGAAGTGCATAACGAAGTCAGCATTTATATTGGTATTCCGTTCTGTCCGACAAAATGCGCATATTGCACATTCCCTGCGTATGCAATCCTTGGTAAGCAAGGACGCGTAGATTCATTCCTTGCAGGTCTCCACTATGAAATACAGGAAATGGGCCGCTGGCTGAAGGAGAAAGGGATCAAAATTACGACAATTTACTACGGCGGTGGAACACCTACTTCGATTACTGCGGAAGAAATGGATGCTCTTTATGATGAGATGTACCGGTCCTTCCCGGATGTGGATAAAGTACGGGAAGTAACAGTGGAAGCCGGGCGTCCGGATACGATATCTGTAGAAAAGCTCGAGGTATTGAATAAGTGGAATATCGACCGGATATCAATTAATCCGCAATCCTATACGCAAGAAACCCTGAAAGCGATCGGGCGTCATCACACTGTAGAAGAAACCATTGATAAATTTCATTTGGCACGTCAAATGGGGATGAATAATATCAACATGGATCTGATCATCGGTCTTCCTAATGAAGAGCTTCCCGAACTTCAGCACTCATTGGATGAAACTGAGAAACTCATGCCTGAATCGCTGACAGTCCATACTTTATCTTTTAAGCGTGCGTCCGAAATGACCAAGAATAAAGAAAAGTATAGGGTGGCCGACAGGCTTGAAATCGAGCGTATGATGAATTTGGCAGAGGAATGGACGAGCGAACACGGCTATGAGCCATACTATCTCTATCGTCAGAAAAACATTCTGGGCAACCTGGAAAATGTCGGATATGCATTGCCAGGGCAGGACAGCATCTACAACATCATGATCATGGAAGAAGTCCAGACAATCATCGGAATCGGATGCGGGGCCGCAAGTAAATTCATCGATCCGAAGACAGGCAAGATCACCCATTTTGCAAATCCAAAAGAGCCAAACGCATATAATCTCAGTTTTAAAGAATATACGGAGAAGAAAATCAAAATTCTTGATGAATTATTCTCATAA